ATGCCGGCGAGTGTCGCCGGTATGGCTTTGGTGAGCTTAGGCAGCAGGTAAATAATCGCCATCGTTAGCGCGATGAGGCCAAACATGATGTAGAGCGCATCGACCGGCAACCAGCGCGTCGCTCCATCCGCTCCAGTAATCTTAAAGTGGCCGAATTGTGCTAGGAAGATGACGATGGCAAGGCCATTGACGAAGCCCAGCATCACTGGGTGCGGCACCATGCGGATGAACTTGCCGAGCTTGGCGAGCGCAAACAACATCTGCAGAACGCCCATCAGTATCACCGCAGCGAACAAATATTCGACGCCATGATCGACGACCAGCGCGACCATGACGACGGCAAGTGCACCGGCAGCACCCGATACCATGCCAGGTCGACCGCCGATAGCGGATGTAATTAGCGCCATCATGAACGCCGCGTACAGGCCGGTAAGCGGAGAAACATGCGCCACCAGAGCGAATGCCACGGCTTCCGGCACCATGGCTAGCGCAACCGTCAAGCCGCTCAATAAATTAGTTCTGATTTCTTGTTGGGTAAAAGCGGCAAACATTATGTTCCTTGTACCTAGCAAAAGAAGTTGGACACCCGTGCTCTGTTAAATACGGGTGCGATCATTTGAAGTTCGATTGGGCGGACAAGCGGAATCTGTGTGCCACTCGATGAAGATGAAATCGAAACCGGCAAACGGCGTTCTCGTCGTGCGAGCCAAACGGGCTTTCTTATATCAAAAAAAGAGGGAGCATCGATGCTCCCCTCACGGTGTTCAAAAAAACGCATTCACCTGACGCAGGCTTCGGTACGGCATGCTACTAGTGATGCGACTAAATAGTTAGTACAACGGCGTGCAACTCCTCCATGCGCAACAGCGTGCTGCCAGCAATCGGCAGCTGCCCGCTGTCGAGTGCCGTGCCGTAATCCGTTAATCGATCTTCGTTCTTGGCGTGGATTGCCCGAAGCTTGCTTAGGGCCGTCGGACCTATGCCAACTACATCGCATTCGGTGCCGATGAAATAGTCGCACATGTCGTAGTTGAGCTGGCCATGCTGACGTGCCTTCAGAGGAGTTCCCGATCGATGCGTCGATTTCGCACATCACCGAGAACGGCCAGAAGTTTTATACCGTGATTCTGCGCGACGTTACCGAGCGTGTACGGGCGGAAGCGGCCTTGCGCTGCTCCAAAGAAGAACTGTACGAGCTTGCCGCCGCCGCAAATCAGCTACGCGAGCAAGAAAAGCGCCGCATCGCTCGCGAGCTGCACGACGAGCTGGCACAGGCGCTGACCGGACTTAAGATGGATGTCGCCTGGATCAAAGATAAGCTAACGGCGCCACCGTTACCGATCGCCGATAAGCTGAAGGTCATGGAAGCGCTGCTCGACAGTACCGTCGCCGCCACCCGCCGTATCTCTTCGGATCTACGGCCGATGATGCTCGATGACCTCGGCTTGCTGCCGGCGACGGAATGGCTGGTGCAAAACTTTATCGAGCGTAGCGGTATCCAATGTCACCTCGCTGTCGCTGATCCTGAACTTGAAATGTACGATCCACAGGCAAAGATGCTGTTTCGCGTGTTACAGGAATCGCTAACCAATATCGCCAAGCATGCGCAAGCGACTAGCGTGGATGTGACGGTCGAAAACGCCGACGGTGAAATCGTATTCAGCGTGCGCGACGATGGAATCGGTTTCACGTCGACAGATCCGCGTAAACCGAATTCCTATGGCCTCATCGGCCTTCGCGAACGGGTATACTTGATCGGCGGTAAGGTGAAAATCGAAAGCAGTCCCGGCCATGGCACTTATATCGAGGTACGGCTACCGTTCAATCCATGATGCGCGTCGTCATACCGGTCGAAGAAACGCGTCAGCGTACCAACTCCCCCTCTCCCCTCGCCGGAGAGGTCGCTCCTGCGCTCGCGACATTCGTACCTCCCTGTACCGCAGGATGGGGCGAGGGGGAAGCGTGATCCGAGTAGTGATTGCCGACGATCACACGATCGTGCGCGAGGGGCTCAAGCAGCTGCTCGCCGACGCCGATTTTTCGATTGTCGGCGAGGCGCGTGACGGTCAAGAAGTCCTGCAGTGCGTGCGCGAGCTCGAGTTCGACGTGTTGCTGCTCGACATGTCGATGCCGAAAAAGAGCGGCATCGAACTGATCAAGCAGATCCGCAGTGAAAAGCCGAAGCTGCGTATCCTTATATTAAGCATGCATGAGGAGCAGCAATACGCGATCCGTGCGATCAAGGCCGGCGCCGCCGGTTATCTGACGAAAGAAAGCGCTCCGCGCAGCTGATCTCGGCGATCCGCAAGGTCGCTGGCGGTGGCGCTTTCATTAGCGCCGAGGTAGCCGAGCAATTGGCGCTCGGCGCCATGCCGCAGACCAGCGGCCCACCACATACCACGCTGTCTGACCGCGAGTACCAGGTATTTCAGCTGCTGGTTTCCGGCAAGTCCGTCACCGAGATCGGCGAGCGGCTGAACTTGTCGGTCAAAACCGTGAGCACGCACAAGGCTCGCCTCATGGAAAAGATGGGGCTGACCAACCAAACCGAATTAATCCGTTACGCGATCGCCAATCAACTGGTCGACGATCCCAAGTCAGGCGGTTAGAACGCTGCTGCTATTCCACCGAGTAGGTCGATTCCTACCCCATCCTAACGAATCACCCGCAACCACAATTTCGACGCCTCTGCATGAAGGCCGGGGCAAACGTGTTTACGGTAAGCCGCATTTTTTCCAAGTTGCAGCGATCGGGCTTAATCGATGTCGATAACAAAAATGTGCACTTGCTCGACGTGCCGGCACGCCGAGCAATGCTAAGTCGGACACGAATGGCACTTACTTAAGCAAGAGCCGAAGCATATCGGCCGACACTCCCTCCCCCTCAGGGGGGTGAGGCGAAGCTTTCGCCAGTGTCCAGTGGACACTGGCGCCGCCGAACGGGCGCACGTGATATTCGTGCGCACCGGGCGGGAACAGCCGGGGTGGGGGTGGGTTTTTTGCAGTAGCGACCACAACCCACCCCCATCCTGTCCTTCCCCCTGAAGGGGAAGGAACCTGCTAATAAGTTCGGGGCAGGTCAGTTTAGTAACATAGTCGAGTTAAGTAAGTACCATTCAGCAACGCGTAGATACCCAGCGCAATTAGCAACAGACCCACGACGCGCCGCACCCACGCTTGGCGCGCGATACCACCAAACCAACGCGCCGTAGCGCCCATGATAAGCAACATTGGCAATGTACCGAGACCGAATGCCGTCATTAGCGCGGCACTCTCGGTAGCGCCGCCGGCGGCGAGTGACCACGCAAGCGTGGCGTAGACCAATCCGCACTGAAGCCAACCCCACAATAATCCGAGCAGCAACGCCTGTAGCGGATGGCGTACCGGCAATAAGCGCCGGCCAAGCGGTGCGATGCGGGTCCATAAATTTCCGCCGAGTCGTTCGAGCAATGCGAGGCCGGTCCACCAACCCGTGAGATACAGGCCGAGCGCAACCATAAAAGCAGCGGAAATTAGCCGCGCCACAAAGCGCGGTGCCAACTGCAACAACGGTACACTGAGAAAACCGACGATCGCACCGGCTACGGCATAACTGGCGATACGTCCGGTGTTATAGGCAAGCAGATACGGAGCGATCGACCCCATCGTGCGGCCGGGAGCGCGGATACCCAAGGTCAAGGCACCGACGATTCCGCCGCACATGCCAATACAATGGATCGAGCTCAGCAGGCCGACTAGGAACGCCGCGCCCAACGAGATCTCGTTAGGCACGGTTAGCGCGATACTGCCGGTAACACGTCAATTCGAGCATCGCCGGGAGCACGCAACGAACCGATCAATCGCCAATCGTTAGCGGCGAGTTGAATGTTGTAGCGCCCAGGTGCAAGCACAAGGATCTGACCGCGATAACGGCCGTCGTCGGCGCGCGACAAAAGAAGTCGACGATCATTGCCTTCGCGCGTGGCATGCAAAAAGAGAACTTCCAATTGCGGCGGTTGAATCGTCGCCGGCTCAAGCTTGATGAGCAGCTCACGTTGCGCGGCATCGAGCTGCAGCGATGCTTTGAGATTCTTGGCCGCCGCCGCATGATCGCGACTCAATACGAGATTGATCTCCTTGCCGCGTCGATAATAATCGTCAGCCACCACACCGTCGTCGGTAGCGATAGCAAACCACAGCATCGTAAACCCGGCGGCAACGGCGGCGGCCGGCAGCGCGATCAATAGCCAAACCATGGGTACGCTATACCAAGGCACCTGTGCAACGATGTTTGAATTCATCGAATCATCCTCCTTAAGACGCCGGTCCGAGAAAACGCGCTTCCTCGATCTTGCGGAGCATCGGTTCGTCTTGCGCTTGTAAGGCAAATCGCACGACAGTGCTGCGTCCGTGTAATCCTCGAACATCGGCTTGCAGCCGCGCTGGTATTTCGACCACTTCACCGGAGGCCACCGAAACCCAATTGTGTTCAATGCCCAAGACAAGGTTTTGAATACCACCGGCAGTGATTAGGTAGCGATGGTCGCGTGTGTCTTTGTTAAGGATTTTTAAGGTATATACGTTTTCGATTAATCCGTCCGGCGTTTCGCGGTAGAGCGCGTTGCGGTCGCGGATAACATCAAGATCCAGCGGCACACGCAGTAACACCGCCGTTATCAACGCTGTGGCAATACTCGCCAGCGCGGCGCCATAGATAAGTATGCGTGGCCGTAGTAATTGCCGTGGCGTGCCCTGCTCCATTTCATTTTGGCTGCTGTAGCGGATTAGACCTTTGGGATAGCCCACTTTCTGCATCACCGTGTCGCAAGCATCCAGGCAAGCCCCACAAGCGATGCATTCAATTTGCAAGCCGTTACGAATGTCGATGCCGGTCGGACAAACTTGCACGCACAACGTGCAATCGATGCAATCGCCGAGGCCGGTGGTCGTGGTGTCGTCGGCGCGTTTCAGTGCACCGCGCGGTTCGCCGCGGCGTTTGTCGTATGAGATAACGAGCGTGTCGCGGTCATACATGACACCCTGGAAACGTGCGTACGGACACATATAAAGACAAACTTGCTCGCGCAGGAACCCGGCGTTGCCGTAGGTGGTAAATCCGTAGAACAGAATCCAGAACGTTTCCCAGGGTCCCAGTTTTACCTGGGTAACTGCCAGCACGAGCTCGCGAATGGACGTGAAATAACCGACAAAAGTAAATCCGGTCCACAGTGATAACAGGATCCATACGAGATGCTTAGCGCCCTTCTTTAAAACCTTATCGCGGTTCCAAGCGCTCGCTGCTAGCTTCATCTGCTTTAAGCGGCCGCCTTCGATGTGTCGTTCGATCCATAGAAATACTTCGGTCCATACGGTCTGCGGGCAGGTGTAACCGCACCAGAGCCGACCGGCAATAGCGGTAAAAAGAAATAACGACAGCGCGGCGATGATCAGCACCGCCGCCAAATAAAAAAGATCTTGCGGCCAGAACGTCCAAAAGAATAGATGAAACTTGCGCCCGGGCAGATCGATGAGAAACGCTTGCCGACCTTCGCCCCACGAGATCCACGGCAGACCGTAGTAAATACCCAAAGTGAGCACGACCATGATCACGCGCCAGCGCGCGAACACGCCGTGGACTTCGCGCGGATAGATCTGTTGGCGCCTGGCGTAAAGCTCTTCACGGACTTCGTCGTTCATCATAATTTTGGTCTACGTTGAGGCGGGTTTGGCGCTCACGTGTCAAACCCGCCAGACATGAATGGCGCTTACTTAAGCAAGAACCGAAGCATATCGGCCGACACTCCCTCCCCCTCAGGGGGAGGGCCGGGGTGGGGGTGGGTTTTTTGCAGTAGCGACCACAACCCACCCCCATCCTGTCCTTCCCCCTGAAGGGGAAGGAACCTGCTAATAAGGTCGGGGCAAGTCAGTTTAGTAACATAGTCGAGTTAAGTAAGTACCATTCCCGCCAGACATCTAAAATCCGTTCCCACCACTGCTCTCACCCGGAACGGTTGATAGCGAATTCGTCGCGGCGACGGCCGGCGGATGTGACAAGCTGTAGATGTAAGCCGCCAGCACATGTACCTTAGCCTCGCCAAGAAAATCGTTGTGCGCCGGCATACGCCCGCTCCGTCCCTTCTCGATCGTCTCCATTACAATTTGCGACGTGCTGCCATAGAGCCACGTTTTGTCGGTCAGATTCGGCGCGCCGAGCGCCGGATTTCCTTTCCCTTCCGGGCCGTGACAGGCGACGCACAGCTGCTGAAATTTTTCCCGGCCGGCTGTCGCCGCGAGCTCGTCAACGTCCGCCAATTTCGACAGCGAGCGCACATAGGCGGCAACATTACGAACGCCATCCGCGCCTAATACCGGGCCCCAGGCCGGCATGGCACCGCTGCGTCCCTCCATGATCGATTGTTTGATTGTCTGCGGATCGCCGCCCCACAACCAATCGTTGTCACGTAAATTAGGAAATCCGCGGGCGCCGCGCGCATCGGAGCCGTGACAAGCCGTGCAGTAATTTACAAACAACCGCTCGCCGGTTTTGAGCGCCTCGGCATTGGTCGCAAGCACCGCCAGATCTTCGTGCGAATATTTTTCGTATTGCGCGCCGAAATTTTGTTCGGCCTCGGCGGTTTCCTGTTCGTATTGACCGCGCTGGCTCCAACCGAGCATCCCGCTATAGCCGCCAAGTCCGGGATAAAGCGCGAGATAAACCAGACCGAAGACCAGCGTCAGATAAAACAGATTGAGCCACCAACGCGGTAATGGATTGTTCAGTTCCTTGAGATCTTCGTCCCAAACATGCCCGGTCGTTTCCGTCTGCTTGACATCCTTACGTCGCGGCGTCGCCATCCAACGATTGAGCCAGAACAGCGCGGCAATACCGGCAAGCGTCACGCCAGCGATAAACCAACTCCAAAAACCGGTGCTAAAGTCAGCCATGTTTTTCATCTCGCGACGCATCGTCGAACGGCGCGTTTGCTGCGGCATCGAAACGATCCTGCTGCCGTGCACTCCATGCCCAGACGACAATGCCGATAAAGATAATCAACGACAACACCGTCCAAACCGCATTGATCACTGTCATCATCGACGCACCTTAATAACAATACCGAGGTTTTGCAGATATGCGATCATCGCGTCCATTTCCGTTTTGCCATCGAGCTCTTGCGGTGCATTGGCGATATCTTCATCGGTATACGGATGGCCGAGTTGACGCAGTGTCCGCATTTTTTTCTGAACTAAGTCGGTGCTGAGCTTATTGGCCGCGAGCCAGGGATAACCCGGCATGATCGACTCCGGCACGACGTCACGCGGACTAATAAGATGCGCGCGTTGCCAATCGTCCGAGTAACGCCCGCCGACGCGTGCGAGATCCGGACCGGTGCGCTTACTACCCCATTGAAACGGGCGGTCGTAAACGAATTCGCCGGCGACCGAGTAGTGACCGTAGCGCTCGGTTTCGGCGCGGAACGGACGGATCATTTGCGAATGACAGCCGTAACATCCTTCGCGTACGTAGATGTCGCGCCCCTCAAGCTGCAAGGCGGTGTACGGTTTAAGGCCGTCGACCGGCTCGGTGGTAGACCGTTGGAAAAACAACGGCACGATCTCGACCAGCCCACCGATACTGATGACGATAACCACCAAGATAATCAGCAACCCTAAATTCTTTTCGATTTTGTCGTGCGCGCTTGCCATGTGGCCCTCTTAATTTGTCATCGCCAGCGCCCGGCTCGGCGCCGGAACTTGGATAGCCACCGGCTTCGCGCCGGCGATCGTGCGCCGCAGGTTATAGGCCATGAGCAACATGCCGCCGAAGAAACACAGGCCGCCTACCAGACGCGCTATGTAAAACCGGTGCATCGCCTGTACCGTCTCGACGAAGCTATAGGTCAAGGTGCCGTCGGGATTCACGGCCCGCCACATCAACCCCTGCATCACACCGGCAGTCCACATGGCGGCGATGTAGATCACGATGCCGATGGTCGAAACCCAAAAATGCGTTTCCACCAGCTTTAGGCTGTAGAGCGGACGATTGAACAGTCGCGGGATCAAGAAATAGATCGACCCAATCGATACCATCGCTACCCAGCCGAGCGCGCCGGCATGCACGTGGCCGATGGTCCAATCGGTGTAGTGCGACAACGCATTGACCGTCTTGATCGACATCATCGGCCCTTCGAACGTCGCCATGCCGTAGAACGACACCGACACCACCAAGAACTTGAGAATCGGATCGGTACGCAACTTATGCCAGGCACCGGACAGCGTCATGATGCCGTTGATCATTCCGCCCCACGACGGCGCCAACAGGATTATCGAGAACACCATGCCTATCGACTGCACCCAATCGGGCAACGCCGTGTAGTGCAGATGATGCGGGCCGGCCCAGATATAAGTGAAGATCAGCGCCCAAAAGTGGACCACGCTCAAGCGATAGGAATACACCGGCCGCTCCGCTTGCTTCGGAATGAAGTAGTACATGATGCCGAGGAAGCCGGCGGTCAGAAAAAAGCCGACGGCATTGTGGCCGTACCACCATTGGATCATCGCGTCCTGAACACCGGCGTAGGCCGAATACGATTTCCAGAACGACACCGGCAGCGCCAAGCTGTTAAAGATGTGCAGAATGGCGATCGTCAGGATGAAGGCACCGAAGAACCAATTGGCGACGTAGATATGACTGACCCGGCGCTTGGCGAGCGTGCCGAAGAAGACAATTGCGTAGGCGATCCAGACGACGGCGATGAGAATATCTATCGGCCATTCCAACTCGGCGTATTCCTTGCTGGACGTAATACCGAGCGGCAACGTGATGGCAGCGGCGACGATCACCAGCTGCCAGCCCCAGAAGGTAAAGGCCGCGAGCTTGTCGCTGTGCAACCGCACGTGGCATGTGCGTTGGACGACGTAGTACGACGCCGCAAACAGTGCCGAGCCACCAAACGCGAAGATCACGGCATTGGTATGCAACGGCCGCAGGCGCGAGAATGTCAGGTACGGAATATCAAAATTAAGCTGCGGCCACGCCATTTGCGCGGCGATGATGACACCGACCAACATGCCGACGATGCCCCATACCACGGTCATCACGGCAAATTGGCGTACAACGGTGTCGTTGTACGTCGTTGTTACTGCAGTCATGCAGGCGCCCCTTTTAAATTACCCACAACGTCGGTTCTTTGACGAAGATCAACCATCGTTCTGATCCGATCGAGTAAACCCGCGTCACCGGACCCGATTCAATGTCACAAACGATAGTCGACGTCGGTGTTTCCTTGTTTGATGCAGATCAAGGATTTGTGGAGTAACTGGGTGCGTAATACGGTTCGCGCATACGCTGTAAGAGTCTGAATAAACAAGCCGCGCACAAACCGGAACGCCTCATGACAGCGTCAGCGCCATCACTCGCCATCACCGCAGACCCGGTACCGGCGCGAACTGCGGTCGTTTCCTGCTTCCACTGCGGCCTGCCGATACCGACCGGCACCAACTTGTCACTCACCTGGGACGGCGTTACCCGTCCGCTCTGCTGCCGTGGTTGTCAGGCAGTGGCCAATACGATCGTCGACGCCGGGATCGGCGACTACTACCGCTTTCGCACGGCCGCCGCCGCTAAAGGCGACGAGCTCGTACCGGACACGCTCCGTGAGCTCGCCGTCTATGATCATCCGTCTGTGCAACGCGGATTCGTCCGCGACGTCGGCGAACAACGTGAAGCGGCGTTGATCCTGGATGGCATCACATGTGCCGCCTGTATTTGGCTGAACGAGCAACAACTGAAACGTCTTGAGGGTGTACACGACGTGCAGGTGAATTACGCGACACGGCGGGCGCGCGTGATATGGGACGATAAAAAAATCCATTTGAGCGGCATCCTAAAGGCGATTCGCGCCATCGGTTACGATGCTCATCCTTACGACGCGGCACGTAGCCAACAACTGCTAGCGCAAGAACGGCGTGCGTTGCTGCGCCGACTCGGCGTCGCCGGCATCATGGCAGCGCAAGTGATGACGTTGTCCGAGGCGCTCTATTTCGGCGATTGGTCCGGCAGCGATCCGATGTTGCGTACGTTCTTTAGCTGGATCAGCCTGGCGCTCACGCTACCGGTACTGCTCTACAGCGCGCGACCATTCTTCCGCGCTGCCGCCAACAGTGTGCGCCACGCGCGCGTCGGCATGGATGTGCTCGTGACCCTCGGCATCGGCGGCGCCTTTGCCGCCAGCGCCGTCGCCACAATTACCGGCAACGGTATTGCTTACTACGACGCGGTCACCATGTTCGTGTTCTTACTGCTCGGCGGTCGTTATTTGGAGCTGGCCGCGCGCGCACGCGCCAGTGAATCCGTCGAGTCTCTGATTAAGGCAACACCGGCCAGTGCCACTCGCTTGAACGCGCGCGCCGAACCGGAGCAACTGCCGGTCGCGGAACTCGTACTCGGCGACCTCGTGCTCGTGCGTCCCGGCGAAACGATTCCTGCCGACGGCGTCATTCGTGGCGGGCTTTCGAGCGTCAACGAATCGTTGCTCACCGGCGAAAGCCGACCGATCCCCAAAGCAGTGGGCGACACAGTCATCGGCGGCTCGATCAATATCGAAAGCCCGCTGACCGTGCGCGTCGACAAAACCGGCACCGACACCGTGCTGTCGGCGGTGTTACGACTGCTCGATCGCGCACAAACGGAAAAGCCGCGCATCGCCGAGATCGCCGACCGGGTCGCCGCCTGGTTCGTCATCGGCATGCTCGTCGTTACCGCGCTGGTCGGCGCCTATTGGTGGCAGCACGATGCGACCCGCTTTTTGCCGATCGTCATCGCCGTACTCATCGTCACTTGCCCGTGCGCGTTGGCGTTAGCGACCCCGACCGCGCTTACCGCGGCGACGTCGACACTGGCGCGTAACGGCATGCTCGTCACTCGCGGCCATGCGCTCGAAACACTAGCGCGCGCGACTCACTTCGTCTTCGATAAAACCGGCACATTGACGCTCGGTCAATTGCACATCCGCCGTACCCAAGTGTTGGGCAACGAAACAAGCGAGCGCTGTCTCACGATCGCCGCCGCACTTGAGCAGCATTCAGAACACCCTATCGCCTGCGCCATCGTCGCCGACGCGGCAACGATGAAACTTCCGCAGATCAACAACGTGAAAAATCGCGTCGGCGCCGGTCTCTCCGGCGTGATGGACAACCGTCCGATTTTTATCGGCACACCAGCGTTCATCGCCGAGATGACACAGTTCCAGTTAGCGCCTGAGACGCTCGCTGATCTACGAAACGGTGGCGGCACGGTCGTGCTACTGGCGACAACGGCGCAATTGCTCGCCGCCTTTGTGCTCAATGACACATTACGCCCGGGCGCCGCCGAATTGATCGCTGAGCTAAAGCGCTACGGACGACACATCGTCATGCTGACCGGCGACCACAGCGAGTCGGCAATGGCAGTTGCCAAATCGCTCGGCATCGACGACGTCCACGCCGAGCTAACACCGGCAGCCAAGCTGGCACGATTGCAGGCGTTCCAGCAGAACGGCGCCATCATTGCCATGGCCGGCGACGGCATCAACGACGCCCCCGTGCTCGTCGGCGCGCAGGTGTCCATCGCCATGAACAATGCCGCCGACATTGCCGCTGCCAGCGCCGATATGGTTTTACTGTCGTCGGACCTACGCCCGCTTGCCGCCGCCGTCACGACTGCCCGCCGCACGACATCCGTAATCCGGCAAAATCTTACGTGGGCCATTTTGTATAACCTGCTCGCCGTTCCAACGGCGGCCACGGGTGTCGTTGCACCGTGGGTAGCCGCGCTCGGCATGTCGACAAGTTCATTGCTGGTGGTGGCAAATGCGTGGCGCCTTCATCGGCGGCCTGGGCGTCCATAAACGTATGGAAGTCGTCTATCTGCTCGTCCTACTTGCATTGGTGATTAGCCTAATCATCGTCGGGATATTTTTGTGGTCGGTACAAAGCGGACAATTCGAGGATCTCGAGGGGCCAGCGCATACAATACTGATGGATCGCGAAACGCCCATTGCGCCGAGCACGGATGACACCGGACCGCGTTCGGGATAATCCCGATATCGCAAACATGACCGCCTCTGAACACCAGCAGCTGTTAACGACGGGTCTCACCGACGCCGATGCCCAACGACGTCTGACGGAATACGGCGCGAACGAGCTCGCCGGCGCCAGCCAACGTCACCT
The window above is part of the Gammaproteobacteria bacterium genome. Proteins encoded here:
- the ccoO gene encoding cytochrome-c oxidase, cbb3-type subunit II, producing the protein MASAHDKIEKNLGLLIILVVIVISIGGLVEIVPLFFQRSTTEPVDGLKPYTALQLEGRDIYVREGCYGCHSQMIRPFRAETERYGHYSVAGEFVYDRPFQWGSKRTGPDLARVGGRYSDDWQRAHLISPRDVVPESIMPGYPWLAANKLSTDLVQKKMRTLRQLGHPYTDEDIANAPQELDGKTEMDAMIAYLQNLGIVIKVRR
- the ccoP gene encoding cytochrome-c oxidase, cbb3-type subunit III gives rise to the protein MADFSTGFWSWFIAGVTLAGIAALFWLNRWMATPRRKDVKQTETTGHVWDEDLKELNNPLPRWWLNLFYLTLVFGLVYLALYPGLGGYSGMLGWSQRGQYEQETAEAEQNFGAQYEKYSHEDLAVLATNAEALKTGERLFVNYCTACHGSDARGARGFPNLRDNDWLWGGDPQTIKQSIMEGRSGAMPAWGPVLGADGVRNVAAYVRSLSKLADVDELAATAGREKFQQLCVACHGPEGKGNPALGAPNLTDKTWLYGSTSQIVMETIEKGRSGRMPAHNDFLGEAKVHVLAAYIYSLSHPPAVAATNSLSTVPGESSGGNGF
- a CDS encoding heavy metal translocating P-type ATPase, which encodes MTASAPSLAITADPVPARTAVVSCFHCGLPIPTGTNLSLTWDGVTRPLCCRGCQAVANTIVDAGIGDYYRFRTAAAAKGDELVPDTLRELAVYDHPSVQRGFVRDVGEQREAALILDGITCAACIWLNEQQLKRLEGVHDVQVNYATRRARVIWDDKKIHLSGILKAIRAIGYDAHPYDAARSQQLLAQERRALLRRLGVAGIMAAQVMTLSEALYFGDWSGSDPMLRTFFSWISLALTLPVLLYSARPFFRAAANSVRHARVGMDVLVTLGIGGAFAASAVATITGNGIAYYDAVTMFVFLLLGGRYLELAARARASESVESLIKATPASATRLNARAEPEQLPVAELVLGDLVLVRPGETIPADGVIRGGLSSVNESLLTGESRPIPKAVGDTVIGGSINIESPLTVRVDKTGTDTVLSAVLRLLDRAQTEKPRIAEIADRVAAWFVIGMLVVTALVGAYWWQHDATRFLPIVIAVLIVTCPCALALATPTALTAATSTLARNGMLVTRGHALETLARATHFVFDKTGTLTLGQLHIRRTQVLGNETSERCLTIAAALEQHSEHPIACAIVADAATMKLPQINNVKNRVGAGLSGVMDNRPIFIGTPAFIAEMTQFQLAPETLADLRNGGGTVVLLATTAQLLAAFVLNDTLRPGAAELIAELKRYGRHIVMLTGDHSESAMAVAKSLGIDDVHAELTPAAKLARLQAFQQNGAIIAMAGDGINDAPVLVGAQVSIAMNNAADIAAASADMVLLSSDLRPLAAAVTTARRTTSVIRQNLTWAILYNLLAVPTAATGVVAPWVAALGMSTSSLLVVANAWRLHRRPGRP
- the ccoS gene encoding cbb3-type cytochrome oxidase assembly protein CcoS; the encoded protein is MEVVYLLVLLALVISLIIVGIFLWSVQSGQFEDLEGPAHTILMDRETPIAPSTDDTGPRSG
- a CDS encoding sensor histidine kinase, with the translated sequence MPSEEFPIDASISHITENGQKFYTVILRDVTERVRAEAALRCSKEELYELAAAANQLREQEKRRIARELHDELAQALTGLKMDVAWIKDKLTAPPLPIADKLKVMEALLDSTVAATRRISSDLRPMMLDDLGLLPATEWLVQNFIERSGIQCHLAVADPELEMYDPQAKMLFRVLQESLTNIAKHAQATSVDVTVENADGEIVFSVRDDGIGFTSTDPRKPNSYGLIGLRERVYLIGGKVKIESSPGHGTYIEVRLPFNP
- the ccoG gene encoding cytochrome c oxidase accessory protein CcoG, with translation MMNDEVREELYARRQQIYPREVHGVFARWRVIMVVLTLGIYYGLPWISWGEGRQAFLIDLPGRKFHLFFWTFWPQDLFYLAAVLIIAALSLFLFTAIAGRLWCGYTCPQTVWTEVFLWIERHIEGGRLKQMKLAASAWNRDKVLKKGAKHLVWILLSLWTGFTFVGYFTSIRELVLAVTQVKLGPWETFWILFYGFTTYGNAGFLREQVCLYMCPYARFQGVMYDRDTLVISYDKRRGEPRGALKRADDTTTTGLGDCIDCTLCVQVCPTGIDIRNGLQIECIACGACLDACDTVMQKVGYPKGLIRYSSQNEMEQGTPRQLLRPRILIYGAALASIATALITAVLLRVPLDLDVIRDRNALYRETPDGLIENVYTLKILNKDTRDHRYLITAGGIQNLVLGIEHNWVSVASGEVVEIPARLQADVRGLHGRSTVVRFALQAQDEPMLRKIEEARFLGPAS
- a CDS encoding sulfite exporter TauE/SafE family protein, which produces MPNEISLGAAFLVGLLSSIHCIGMCGGIVGALTLGIRAPGRTMGSIAPYLLAYNTGRIASYAVAGAIVGFLSVPLLQLAPRFVARLISAAFMVALGLYLTGWWTGLALLERLGGNLWTRIAPLGRRLLPVRHPLQALLLGLLWGWLQCGLVYATLAWSLAAGGATESAALMTAFGLGTLPMLLIMGATARWFGGIARQAWVRRVVGLLLIALGIYALLNGTYLTRLCY
- a CDS encoding FixH family protein gives rise to the protein MNSNIVAQVPWYSVPMVWLLIALPAAAVAAGFTMLWFAIATDDGVVADDYYRRGKEINLVLSRDHAAAAKNLKASLQLDAAQRELLIKLEPATIQPPQLEVLFLHATREGNDRRLLLSRADDGRYRGQILVLAPGRYNIQLAANDWRLIGSLRAPGDARIDVLPAVSR
- a CDS encoding cbb3-type cytochrome c oxidase subunit 3; translated protein: MMTVINAVWTVLSLIIFIGIVVWAWSARQQDRFDAAANAPFDDASRDEKHG
- the ccoN gene encoding cytochrome-c oxidase, cbb3-type subunit I; translation: MTAVTTTYNDTVVRQFAVMTVVWGIVGMLVGVIIAAQMAWPQLNFDIPYLTFSRLRPLHTNAVIFAFGGSALFAASYYVVQRTCHVRLHSDKLAAFTFWGWQLVIVAAAITLPLGITSSKEYAELEWPIDILIAVVWIAYAIVFFGTLAKRRVSHIYVANWFFGAFILTIAILHIFNSLALPVSFWKSYSAYAGVQDAMIQWWYGHNAVGFFLTAGFLGIMYYFIPKQAERPVYSYRLSVVHFWALIFTYIWAGPHHLHYTALPDWVQSIGMVFSIILLAPSWGGMINGIMTLSGAWHKLRTDPILKFLVVSVSFYGMATFEGPMMSIKTVNALSHYTDWTIGHVHAGALGWVAMVSIGSIYFLIPRLFNRPLYSLKLVETHFWVSTIGIVIYIAAMWTAGVMQGLMWRAVNPDGTLTYSFVETVQAMHRFYIARLVGGLCFFGGMLLMAYNLRRTIAGAKPVAIQVPAPSRALAMTN